In a genomic window of Phragmites australis chromosome 14, lpPhrAust1.1, whole genome shotgun sequence:
- the LOC133890996 gene encoding WAT1-related protein At5g64700-like isoform X2 — protein MSNGKVYATVLLIRLIYAGMHILTKAAFNQGMSTTVFVFYRHAVAAIFLVPFAFFLEIRKRQAPPLNFKLSLKIFVHAFYGMAGTINLYSIGLNYASATSSSAIFNIVPVVAFILAVMLRMETLNLRTVHGVAKASGIFLCVGGVIVLALYQGPELKSLNHHQLLNHHASAAAAHAQSKKDWTLGIFLMTTSVVIWSLWTVQQGPLLLEYPSKLLNTTLQCVFASVQSFVIALVLERDFSRWKLAGGVSLASVLFTGIVVAAISYYLQIWVIEKKGPVFLSMSMPLSLIFTMAIASFLLGEDVSLGSGTVSRSQAIP, from the exons ATGAGCAACGGCAAGGTGTACGCCACGGTATTGCTCATCAGGCTGATCTACGCCGGAATGCACATACTCACCAAGGCGGCCTTCAACCAGGGCATGAGCACCACGGTTTTCGTCTTCTACAGGCACGCCGTCGCCGCTATCTTCTTGGTGCCTTTCGCGTTCTTCCTCGAGATCAG GAAGCGACAAGCGCCACCTCTGAACTTCAAGCTCTCTCTCAAGATCTTCGTTCACGCTTTCTACGG GATGGCTGGAACCATAAACTTGTACAGCATTGGCCTGAATTATGCTTCGGCGACCTCTTCATCGGCGATCTTCAACATTGTACCAGTGGTCGCCTTCATCCTGGCCGTCATGTTGAG GATGGAGACCCTGAACCTGAGGACCGTCCATGGCGTGGCCAAGGCCTCGGGGATATTCCTCTGCGTCGGCGGCGTCATCGTGTTGGCGCTGTACCAGGGCCCCGAGCTCAAGTCCTTGAACCACCACCAGCTCCTCAACCACCACGCGAGCGCCGCCGCGGCGCACGCGCAATCCAAGAAGGACTGGACGCTGGGGATCTTCCTGATGACAACGTCGGTCGTGATATGGTCTCTCTGGACGGTGCAGCAG GGTCCCTTGCTGCTGGAGTACCCTTCCAAGCTCCTGAACACGACGCTGCAGTGCGTCTTCGCGAGCGTCCAGTCGTTCGTCATCGCCCTCGTCCTCGAGAGGGACTTCTCGCGGTggaagctcgccggcggcgtCAGCCTCGCCTCGGTGCTCTTCACT GGCATCGTTGTCGCGGCGATCTCGTACTACCTGCAGATCTGGGTGATCGAGAAGAAAGGGCCGGTGTTCCTGTCGATGTCGATGCCGCTGAGCCTCATCTTCACCATGGCCATCGCCTCGTTCCTGCTGGGCGAGGACGTCAGCCTCGGAAG TGGCACCGTATCGAGGTCACAAGCAATCCCATGA
- the LOC133891385 gene encoding uncharacterized protein LOC133891385: protein MAHAKGRKKLHCTACCVALGVLVVLGALALAFYLRYRPRPPRVVATPVDLSIDEFSLLPHPTLKISVGVHVVVSNPSYAPYRYGATLSPVTYHGEPVGETLVPAGEIGGRSTARIEPATVVDGVKVAESPHFASDAVAGVLPFVAVARVVGRALVLRAFEVPVTVEVVCYVRMYVFHGESSSRCVSTVRTGSGSGSGSGSSR from the coding sequence ATGGCGCACGCCAAGGGGAGGAAGAAGCTGCACTGCACGGCGTGCTGCGTGGCGCTCGGCGTGCTCGTCGTCCTGGGCGCCCTGGCGCTGGCTTTCTACCTCCGGTACCGTCCCCGGCCGCCGCGCGTGGTGGCGACGCCCGTGGACCTGAGCATCGACGAGTTCAGCCTCCTCCCTCATCCGACCCTCAAGATCTCAGTGGGCGTGCACGTGGTGGTGAGCAACCCGAGCTACGCGCCGTACCGGTACGGCGCGACGCTGAGCCCGGTGACGTACCACGGGGAGCCCGTGGGGGAGACGCTGGTCCCGGCCGGGGAGATCGGCGGGCGGTCCACGGCGCGAATCGAGCCGGCCACGGTGGTGGACGGGGTGAAGGTCGCCGAGAGCCCGCACTTCGCGTCGGACGCGGTCGCGGGCGTGCTGCCGTTCGTGGCCGTGGCGAGGGTGGTGGGCCGCGCGCTGGTGCTGCGGGCGTTCGAGGTGCCGGTCACGGTGGAGGTGGTGTGCTACGTCCGAATGTACGTGTTCCACGGGGAGAGCAGCTCGCGCTGCGTCTCCACCGTCCGCACCGGATCGGGGTCGGGGTCGGGGTCCGGCTCGTCGAGGTAG
- the LOC133890996 gene encoding WAT1-related protein At5g64700-like isoform X1, with amino-acid sequence MSNGKVYATVLLIRLIYAGMHILTKAAFNQGMSTTVFVFYRHAVAAIFLVPFAFFLEIRKRQAPPLNFKLSLKIFVHAFYGMAGTINLYSIGLNYASATSSSAIFNIVPVVAFILAVMLRMETLNLRTVHGVAKASGIFLCVGGVIVLALYQGPELKSLNHHQLLNHHASAAAAHAQSKKDWTLGIFLMTTSVVIWSLWTVQQGPLLLEYPSKLLNTTLQCVFASVQSFVIALVLERDFSRWKLAGGVSLASVLFTGIVVAAISYYLQIWVIEKKGPVFLSMSMPLSLIFTMAIASFLLGEDVSLGSIIGGALLVAGLYNVLWGKSREELQGAHETRSSGGDGDGDVEKKAAMAARQPAAGEEADKLGGTCDAAARV; translated from the exons ATGAGCAACGGCAAGGTGTACGCCACGGTATTGCTCATCAGGCTGATCTACGCCGGAATGCACATACTCACCAAGGCGGCCTTCAACCAGGGCATGAGCACCACGGTTTTCGTCTTCTACAGGCACGCCGTCGCCGCTATCTTCTTGGTGCCTTTCGCGTTCTTCCTCGAGATCAG GAAGCGACAAGCGCCACCTCTGAACTTCAAGCTCTCTCTCAAGATCTTCGTTCACGCTTTCTACGG GATGGCTGGAACCATAAACTTGTACAGCATTGGCCTGAATTATGCTTCGGCGACCTCTTCATCGGCGATCTTCAACATTGTACCAGTGGTCGCCTTCATCCTGGCCGTCATGTTGAG GATGGAGACCCTGAACCTGAGGACCGTCCATGGCGTGGCCAAGGCCTCGGGGATATTCCTCTGCGTCGGCGGCGTCATCGTGTTGGCGCTGTACCAGGGCCCCGAGCTCAAGTCCTTGAACCACCACCAGCTCCTCAACCACCACGCGAGCGCCGCCGCGGCGCACGCGCAATCCAAGAAGGACTGGACGCTGGGGATCTTCCTGATGACAACGTCGGTCGTGATATGGTCTCTCTGGACGGTGCAGCAG GGTCCCTTGCTGCTGGAGTACCCTTCCAAGCTCCTGAACACGACGCTGCAGTGCGTCTTCGCGAGCGTCCAGTCGTTCGTCATCGCCCTCGTCCTCGAGAGGGACTTCTCGCGGTggaagctcgccggcggcgtCAGCCTCGCCTCGGTGCTCTTCACT GGCATCGTTGTCGCGGCGATCTCGTACTACCTGCAGATCTGGGTGATCGAGAAGAAAGGGCCGGTGTTCCTGTCGATGTCGATGCCGCTGAGCCTCATCTTCACCATGGCCATCGCCTCGTTCCTGCTGGGCGAGGACGTCAGCCTCGGAAG CATTATCGGCGGCGCGctgctcgtcgccggcctctACAACGTGCTGTGGGGCAAGAGCAGGGAGGAGCTGCAGGGGGCGCACGAGACGCGGAGCAGTGGCGgcgacggggacggggacgtgGAGAAGAAGGCGGCGATGGCTGCGCGGCAGCcggcggccggggaggaggcggatAAGCTCGGCGGGACGTGCGACGCAGCGGCCAGAGTCTGA